A single region of the Neodiprion pinetum isolate iyNeoPine1 chromosome 5, iyNeoPine1.2, whole genome shotgun sequence genome encodes:
- the LOC124218632 gene encoding uncharacterized protein isoform X1: protein MGFPTFDSRKELAPIRETGRKKFEFWNMAVVAMMAIGIGLLLATYVLAGSSTRKKSVQDSNGASEISGLNFGQNTTDENLTLINQRLLPMSQIYCRIETNCVVTCSRIPAASSPGIIATVFMDSEYKRQCAEKELVEELVFDNCRFPSNELSSEWLPIKFRLRKLTLRRCGLTAIDVDAFRSKPFQELRGLAIIGNRINALRKSLFDGLTSLEELAIVDNSNVLPEPELLVGTANSLQILQLDNAIRGERTLTKVIGSRPLRRVIVLSLTRNRLPKLSRNIFKGVPNVQSVHLTDSGVSMIEPGALDPFSRSIRQLFLARNNLTYLPTNAFSRILRSNPNFRVTLANNDWNCSCGLKWLKNLTTILIDVPRCSRPDRNAMLSFAEADFCEQSDRPSTAVLESTDEPVKGDPESMTLTCDQKDQEADTRTTRRLLSVREFIVRTGSTGFFLSQATNGSVHVVMGSEATSYTLVWFVKDLEDIEPQSVKCVTDVAGSVTLTELQPGLVYIVCLLDRNNGDLTSPFNCQSIQMPNKESGRLWLTDEAKTPIIGGLTVVLVVVCVSGAMGSYCIVRRNPRLLKGSKRIIMVNHRAADAIVLPADCRLDSLSNTGSFAREPGPTVSSSRSSTTSYVSGIQPTRMQLLSWRIGRIREILACDNPNKFNAEIPPPLPPPRNKSVVPSLSRSLEEAGTGLQERGRSRSVSDFRTNEEEVL from the exons ATGGGCTTCCCAACGTTTGATTCCAGGAAGGAATTGGCACCGATTCGTGAAACCGGTAGAAA GAAATTCGAGTTCTGGAACATGGCAGTCGTTGCTATGATGGCCATTGGCATTGGTCTTCTCCTCGCGACTTACGTCTTGGCCGGATCTTCAACGAGGAAGAAATCGGTCCAGGATAGTAACGGGGCAAGCGAAATCTCTGGCCTCAACTTCGGCCAAAATACCACCGATGAAAATCTCACCCTCATAAATCAGAGGCTTCTGCCCATGTCTCAGATATACTGCAGGATAGAAACCAACTGCGTTGTCACCTGTTCACGCATCCCAGCTGCTTCGAGCCCAGGAATCATCGCCACCGTATTTATGGACTCCGAATACAAG AGACAGTGTGCAGAAAAGGAGCTTGTCGAGGAGCTGGTGTTCGATAACTGCAGGTTTCCGTCCAACGAGCTGAGTTCCGAATGGCTACCGATAAAATTTCGATTAAGGAAATTGACCCTGAGGCGTTGCGGACTGACGGCAATCGACGTGGACGCGTTTAGATCGAAGCCATTCCAGGAACTTCGCGGCTTGGCGATTATCGGGAACCGGATAAACGCCCTTCGAAAATCGTTGTTCGATGGCCTGACGAGTCTGGAGGAATTGGCGATAGTGGACAACAGCAATGTACTGCCGGAGCCCGAGCTGCTGGTTGGAACAGCGAACTCTCTCCAGATTCTTCAGCTGGACAATGCGATCAGAGGGGAACGCACCCTGACCAAGGTAATCGGTAGTCGTCCACTTCGCAGGGTGATCGTACTGTCGCTGACCAGAAATCGTCTGCCAAAACTATCCAGAAACATCTTCAAAGGTGTTCCAAACGTGCAATCGGTCCACCTTACAGACTCGGGAGTGTCGATGATCGAGCCCGGAGCTTTAGATCCCTTCTCCAGAAGTATCCGGCAGCTCTTTCTCGCTAGAAACAACCTCACCTATCTCCCAACAAACGCCTTCAGTCGTATCCTGAGGTCAAATCCCAACTTCAGAGTCACCCTCGCCAACAACGACTGGAACTGTAGCTGTGGTCTAAAGTGGCTCAAGAACTTGACAACCATCCTGATCGACGTTCCCCGATGCTCTAGGCCGGATCGAAACGCGATGCTTTCGTTCGCGGAAGCCGATTTCTGCGAACAGTCCGACAGACCATCGACCGCGGTTTTGGAATCCACCGACGAGCCGGTAAAGGGTGACCCAGAGTCAATGACCTTGACCTGTGACCAGAAGGATCAAGAAGCCGACACGAGGACGACTAGGAGGCTCCTCTCCGTGCGAGAATTCATCGTCAGAACAGGATCCACGGGGTTCTTTCTCAGCCAGGCGACAAACGGTTCGGTCCACGTTGTCATGGGATCGGAAGCGACCTCGTACACCTTGGTGTGGTTCGTCAAAGACCTTGAGGACATCGAGCCGCAAAGTGTGAAGTGCGTAACGGACGTCGCGGGTTCGGTAACGCTGACGGAACTGCAGCCTGGACTGGTCTACATCGTCTGTCTGCTGGACAGGAACAACGGCGACCTTACCTCGCCCTTCAACTGCCAGTCGATCCAGATGCCGAACAAGGAGTCCGGGAGGTTGTGGCTGACGGATGAAGCCAAGACGCCGATTATCGGTGGACTAACGGTGGTCCTCGTAGTCGTTTGCGTTTCAGGAGCCATGGGTTCCTACTGCATTGTACGCCGTAACCCGCGGCTCCTGAAGGGCAGCAAGCGCATCATCATGGTGAACCACAGAGCGGCGGACGCCATCGTTCTTCCCGCGGACTGCCGTTTGGATTCCTTGAGCAATACCGGATCTTTCGCTCGGGAACCCGGACCGACGGTATCAAGTTCGCGCAGCAGCACCACCAGCTACGTATCCGGGATTCAACCCACCAGAATGCAGCTTCTGTCCTGGAGGATAGGAAGGATCAGGGAGATTCTGGCGTGCGATAATCCGAACAAGTTCAACGCCGAAATCCCGCCGCCCCTTCCGCCTCCTCGCAACAAGTCGGTAGTACCTTCGCTTTCTCGCAGCCTTGAAGAGGCTGGAACCGGTCTTCAAGAGCGCGGAAGATCGAGATCGGTGTCCGATTTTCGGACGAACGAAGAAGAAGTACTGTGA
- the LOC124218632 gene encoding troponin C, isoallergen Bla g 6.0101-like isoform X3, with translation MDQLQLAFNAFDPEKKGCISTDMIGTILAMLGHELDDRTLRDLVSELDIDGTGEIQFEEFCMLASRFIVEEDTEAIAKELREAFLLYDREGNGYITTDVFRDILSELDDNLPEEELDMMIDEIDADGSGTVDFEEFMAAMTGG, from the exons ATGGACC AGTTACAGTTGGCTTTCAACGCCTTCGATCCCGAGAAGAAAGGCTGCATAAGTACCGACATGATCGGCACGATTTTGGCAATGCTGGGTCACGAGCTTGACGACAGAACGCTTCGCGATCTTGTCAGCGAACTCGACATAGACG GAACCGGGGAAATACAGTTCGAGGAATTCTGCATGCTGGCTTCGCGTTTCATCGTCGAGGAAGACACGGAGGCGATCGCTAAGGAGCTTAGAGAAGCTTTCCTGCTTTACGACAGAGAAGGGAACGGCTACATAACGACCGACGTCTTCCGGGACATTCTTAGCGAACTCGACGATAATCTGCCGGAAGAAGAACTCGACATGATGATCGACGAAATTGACGCCGACGGATCGGGGACCGTCGACTTTGAAG AATTCATGGCAGCCATGACCGGAGGATAA
- the LOC124218633 gene encoding carboxypeptidase N subunit 2 codes for MSSSTRFKGEKCWIVWLMVTSLYLRSTLGQIVQNCPSRSEIAPCSCIVKKQGLDVVCEFTDFTHINKAMSVLKGRPNTIIYYLKLRHNNMPKLQGFVFLGLDIHHLTVHNSSLAVVEETSLSSIGKGLTQLDLSQNSLLVVPSAALKTLHHLLILNLNYNKISAIHARAFEGLDTLEILTLYENKISVIEADAFKGVDNRKLKRLNLGGNELNSVPTSALSSLEMLKKLEMQENRISTIQKGDFAGLKSLDSLGLAHNKLQVVPAGVFSHLTQLNSLELDGNKITHIDPDAFIGLEEHLQYLRLADNKLHMVPSDALRRLHRLRHLDLRVNNITVLPEDAFAGYGDSITFLNLQKNLIKTLPPMIFENFNSLETLNLQNNKMTHVPEEVMETVIDTLQVIDLTDNPLICDCELQWYSNWLKNLRDKDDEVMTKKRTVCTMSNEHREYAVQNLPLDRMGCQPIAEEKSSSGNLAVKLVGLQFVITVSFVVLF; via the exons ATGTCGTCGTCGACGAGATTCAAGGGGGAGAAGTGCTGGATAGTATGGCTCATGGTAACGTCTTTGTACCTGAGGTCCACCCTTGGTCAGATAGTCCAGAACTGCCCGTCTAGGAGCGAGATAGCACCGTGTTCCTGCATCGTTAAGAAGCAGGGACTCGACGTCGTTTGCGAGTTTACCGACTTCACTCACATCAACAAGGCGATGTCGGTACTAAAGGGCAGGCCCAACACCATCATTTACTACCTCAAACTGCGACACAACAATATGCCGAAGCTTCAGGGCTTCGTCTTCCTCGGTCTTGACATCCATCATCTCACCGTTCACAACAGCAGTCTAGCCGTCGTCGAGGAGACATCTCTGAGCTCGATAG GAAAAGGACTCACCCAGCTGGACTTGTCGCAGAACTCTTTGCTCGTGGTGCCGTCGGCGGCGTTGAAGACCCTGCATCACCTTCTGATACTGAACCTGAACTACAACAAGATAAGCGCCATCCATGCGCGAGCTTTCGAGGGCCTTGACACCTTGGAAATCCTCACCCTGTACGAAAACAAGATATCAGTCATCGAAGCCGACGCGTTCAAGGGTGTCGACAA TCGGAAATTGAAGCGGTTGAATTTAGGCGGAAACGAACTGAACTCTGTGCCAACCTCGGCTTTGTCCTCTTTGGAAATGCTGAAGAAGCTGGAGATGCAGGAGAACAGGATAAGCACCATCCAGAAGGGCGACTTTGCCG GTTTGAAGAGCCTCGACTCACTGGGACTCGCTCATAACAAACTGCAAGTAGTGCCAGCCGGCGTCTTTTCGCATTTGACGCAATTAAACTCTCTCGAACTGGATGGAAACAAAATCACCCACATAGATCCGGACGCGTTCATCGGCCTCGAGG AACATCTCCAGTATCTTCGACTGGCGGACAACAAGCTTCACATGGTACCAAGCGACGCGTTAAGAAGGCTTCACCGTTTGCGTCACCTGGATTTACGGGTCAACAACATCACCGTATTACCGGAGGACGCGTTCGCCGGTTACGGGGACTCGATCACCTTCCTGaatcttcaaaaaaattt AATCAAGACTCTGCCGCCGATGATATTCGAGAATTTTAATTCGTTGGAAACGCTCAACTTGCAAAACAACAAAATGACCCACGTGCCGGAAGAGGTGATGGAAACCGTCATCGACACTCTGCAAGTCATCGATTTGACCG ACAATCCGCTGATCTGCGACTGCGAGCTTCAGTGGTACTCAAACTGGttgaaaaatcttcgcgaCAAGGACGACGAGGTGATGACAAAGAAGAGGACCGTATGCACGATGAGTAACGAGCACAGAGAATACGCGGTGCAGAATCTACCATTGGATCGAATGGGATGCCAGCCGATAGCCGAGGAAAAATCGTCATCCGGTAACCTGGCGGTAAAACTTGTCGGTCTTCAGTTCGTCATCACCGTGAGCTTCGTCGTTCTGTTCTAA
- the LOC124218632 gene encoding troponin C, isoallergen Bla g 6.0101-like isoform X2, producing MDDLELSKEQMDQLQLAFNAFDPEKKGCISTDMIGTILAMLGHELDDRTLRDLVSELDIDGTGEIQFEEFCMLASRFIVEEDTEAIAKELREAFLLYDREGNGYITTDVFRDILSELDDNLPEEELDMMIDEIDADGSGTVDFEEFMAAMTGG from the exons ATG GACGATCTCGAGTTGTCCAAGGAACAAATGGACC AGTTACAGTTGGCTTTCAACGCCTTCGATCCCGAGAAGAAAGGCTGCATAAGTACCGACATGATCGGCACGATTTTGGCAATGCTGGGTCACGAGCTTGACGACAGAACGCTTCGCGATCTTGTCAGCGAACTCGACATAGACG GAACCGGGGAAATACAGTTCGAGGAATTCTGCATGCTGGCTTCGCGTTTCATCGTCGAGGAAGACACGGAGGCGATCGCTAAGGAGCTTAGAGAAGCTTTCCTGCTTTACGACAGAGAAGGGAACGGCTACATAACGACCGACGTCTTCCGGGACATTCTTAGCGAACTCGACGATAATCTGCCGGAAGAAGAACTCGACATGATGATCGACGAAATTGACGCCGACGGATCGGGGACCGTCGACTTTGAAG AATTCATGGCAGCCATGACCGGAGGATAA